From a region of the Drosophila ananassae strain 14024-0371.13 chromosome XL, ASM1763931v2, whole genome shotgun sequence genome:
- the LOC6504828 gene encoding uncharacterized protein LOC6504828, translated as MTAAVCVVVTVPTEAEELRLNPRSCSCCGGSFGGKRISELGADLCERCWRLGHIAASDGEVSLASISLQQHLPSRPHHPLPTRSQSRALVMPYLKNNATLEHVLRAIVDELRLEDVFWSQDVEGKQLQARFHMRQDEKYEKLLCTLQDWGVGERPGSQVSALTCLETRVKSRAQGFKETEDGQSLAQDEDQEQSQGWQSFMDSVRCRLNVNQVVRQVRRDATLTFDFVVLLMAAALLSCVGLVENSFLFLSSSMLISPLMGPIIAAIFGSVIGDRELRCLGLKNELLGIAVSVGIGFFFGGIVCGFGHFFAISSGLTEEIVSRCDTHSLAIGICTALASGAAGAIAVLGGNTGSLVGVAISASLLPPAVNAGLLWALAIGTHLLPPDHELLGSLAKHRTYSTDLSIELLVCAAVSMALTLLNIVCVWLMGVVVLRIKEVAPAVQRHHKFWRHDVRTAREVALLDPALQDAIDRLDESQMDLEAPHYQHTWSPGMEHPRRISQSGGTSHSVAPGSAKDQPNNYHTVHGFKEFCITLHRLKTVKKEPTTPLSIMDLFTHGAIPEASSGPTTNTSPQTQTQTTTTTTTTGGSGFSSCRSLPDATSLSRLWPHRRPSEPSLPSSSPDRSFSPGAITQQESSKERSKRNVHWRKEQQHQDRHQQERNSDPPRQGDNMTSRENSPRRRTGQVLIPLPTLEESSPLRPLADRPLILRTESEELSLDIEPADDEFQV; from the coding sequence ATGACTGCCGCCGTGTGCGTGGTGGTGACGGTGCCCACCGAAGCGGAGGAGCTGCGTCTGAACCCGaggtcctgctcctgctgcggCGGGAGCTTTGGGGGGAAAAGGATCTCGGAACTGGGCGCGGATCTCTGCGAGCGATGCTGGCGCCTGGGCCACATAGCGGCCAGCGACGGTGAGGTGTCCTTGGCCTCGATCTCCCTGCAGCAGCATCTCCCGTCCCGCCCCCACCATCCCCTGCCCACCAGGTCGCAGAGCCGAGCTCTGGTGATGCCCTATCTGAAGAACAATGCCACGCTGGAGCACGTCCTGCGGGCGATTGTGGACGAGCTGCGGCTGGAGGATGTCTTTTGGTCGCAGGACGTGGAGGGCAAGCAGCTGCAGGCCCGATTCCATATGCGCCAGGACGAGAAGTACGAGAAGCTCCTCTGCACCCTGCAGGACTGGGGCGTGGGCGAGCGCCCCGGCAGCCAGGTCTCGGCCCTGACCTGCCTGGAGACCAGGGTCAAGTCGAGGGCGCAGGGGTTCAAGGAGACGGAGGACGGGCAGTCGCTGGCCCAGGACGAGGACCAGGAGCAGAGCCAGGGTTGGCAGAGCTTCATGGACTCGGTGCGGTGTCGCTTGAATGTGAATCAGGTGGTGCGGCAGGTGAGGCGGGACGCCACGCTGACCTTTGACTTCGTGGTGCTCCTGATGGCCGCCGCCCTGCTCTCCTGCGTCGGCCTGGTGGAGAACAGCTTCCTGTTCCTCTCCAGCTCCATGCTGATATCGCCCCTCATGGGTCCGATTATCGCCGCCATTTTCGGCTCGGTCATCGGGGATCGGGAGCTGAGGTGTCTGGGCCTCAAGAACGAGCTCCTGGGGATTGCCGTCTCCGTGGGCATTGGCTTCTTCTTCGGAGGAATCGTCTGCGGATTCGGTCACTTCTTCGCCATCTCCTCGGGCCTCACCGAGGAGATCGTCTCCCGCTGCGACACCCACTCCCTCGCCATCGGCATCTGCACCGCCCTGGCCTCGGGGGCAGCGGGGGCCATCGCCGTACTGGGTGGCAATACGGGCTCCCTGGTGGGCGTGGCCATATCCGCCTCCCTGCTGCCGCCGGCCGTGAATGCCGGCCTGCTGTGGGCCCTGGCCATCGGGACGCATCTCCTGCCACCGGATCATGAGCTGCTGGGGAGTCTGGCGAAGCACAGGACCTACTCCACGGACCTGTCCATTGAGCTTTTGGTGTGTGCCGCCGTTAGCATGGCTCTGACCCTCCTGAACATCGTCTGCGTCTGGCTGAtgggggtggtggtgctgaGGATCAAGGAGGTTGCTCCCGCGGTCCAGAGGCATCACAAGTTCTGGCGGCACGACGTCCGCACGGCTAGGGAGGTGGCCCTCCTGGATCCCGCCCTGCAGGACGCCATCGACCGGCTGGACGAGAGCCAGATGGACCTGGAGGCGCCGCACTACCAGCACACCTGGTCGCCGGGCATGGAGCACCCGCGCAGGATCTCCCAGTCGGGAGGGACTAGTCACAGTGTGGCTCCTGGATCGGCCAAGGATCAGCCGAATAACTACCACACGGTGCATGGCTTCAAGGAGTTCTGCATCACCCTGCACCGCCTGAAGACCGTCAAGAAGGAGCCGACCACTCCCCTCAGCATCATGGATCTGTTCACCCATGGAGCTATTCCCGAGGCCAGCTCCGGCCCCACCACCAACACCTCcccccagacccagacccagaccaccaccaccaccacaaccaccgGTGGCAGTGGCTTCAGCAGTTGCCGCAGCCTTCCCGACGCCACCAGTCTCTCCCGGCTCTGGCCCCACCGCCGGCCCAGTGAGCCCAGTCTCCCCAGCTCCAGTCCCGACCGGAGCTTCAGTCCCGGCGCCATCACTCAGCAGGAGTCCAGCAAGGAGCGTAGCAAGAGGAACGTCCACTGGCGCaaggagcagcagcaccaggaCAGGCATCAGCAGGAGAGGAACAGTGATCCTCCCCGACAAGGCGACAATATGACGAGTCGGGAGAATAGTCCCAGGAGGAGGACTGGCCAGGTCCTGATACCACTGCCCACTTTGGAGGAGAGTAGTCCTTTGAGGCCACTGGCCGACCGGCCACTCATACTCCGCACCGAGTCCGAGGAGCTCAGCCTGGACATAGAGCCCGCGGACGATGAGTTtcaggtttaa
- the LOC6504827 gene encoding protein folded gastrulation gives MALPSCLLTVLGLTVIASLSLTTDALPITSRPVEDIQRMVWKDWVNLGPEQQTLEKEKKVTAKSIFTLPFRHCPPHHTLYNELCIPQSNINPNQLIVQELILAETANGKPPPAPIADYDYGDEPEDSDEIVFDIGGIPLPAIGPVQPSGQDQALPSEDAPLKFNIFEKKFPTGTGEPDTELGALLGAIPPPVATNTNATNTTAPESSSSPPPPGYGMDDGNRIANGDLQASSSNALATTATLTLPSSTTTTTTSTTTTTTTSRSDIGNVEAIVLPADGSAVQLVTGSLTDGGEPDAKTNGNRKPNMEAEADLAQLLKDDAFVPAYEGSIEVLQPPFSHRRVSPPLSAVLEVKNTAITTTSDEDLEIEGSSEEGEEETTTTDIVPVPEEEDAGTTIATDDDETTDIVESSLTPTTMDPETETETERATTLESLVPDLDEGKNGLVLIKSKVQPVQVTTTTARASSDAYTSSTSDRFHYQHFEDVAAGSSTTSATSQATSQATESSSSSNSIRNRSQLLEESDNLMTNTIGEEEEGHKTTSEINVEQELKLINELVKNKMKLQMRTATSEATTESSSSQAWSKVMPELATSTATATSTATSTATATSTTTETALPETTTSQAAPTTLSISNPSNRNSKIIRVDPSPETATATKATLTSNSNSKSNSNMSDGYTPFWWLPNIGWRLDRQVDENGEDRSLLLRLFSTFRGSDRSSEGLR, from the coding sequence ATGGCATTGCCGAGCTGCCTCTTAACGGTTCTGGGACTGACGGTCATAGCCTCCCTCTCCCTGACCACCGATGCCCTGCCCATCACATCGCGGCCCGTGGAGGACATCCAGCGGATGGTGTGGAAGGACTGGGTGAACCTGGGACCCGAACAGCAGACCCTCGAGAAGGAGAAGAAGGTCACGGCCAAGTCGATATTCACGCTGCCCTTCCGCCACTGCCCGCCCCACCACACCCTCTACAACGAGCTCTGCATCCCCCAGAGCAACATCAATCCCAACCAGCTGATTGTCCAGGAGCTGATCCTGGCCGAGACCGCCAACGGCAAGCCCCCGCCGGCCCCCATCGCCGACTACGATTATGGGGATGAGCCGGAGGACAGTGACGAAATAGTGTTCGATATTGGTGGCATTCCATTGCCGGCCATCGGTCCAGTCCAGCCATCTGGCCAGGATCAGGCGCTGCCCAGCGAGGATGCCCCGCTGAAGTTTAACATTTTCGAGAAGAAATTCCCCACGGGAACGGGTGAACCCGACACTGAGCTGGGAGCACTGCTGGGAGCCATTCCCCCGCCAGTCGCGACAAACACAAATGCGACAAACACAACAGCTCCGGAATCGTCATCGAGTCCTCCGCCTCCGGGCTATGGGATGGATGATGGGAATCGCATTGCCAACGGCGACCTACAggcctcctccagcaatgCTTTGGCCACCACGGCAACACTCACACTgcccagcagcaccaccactaCTACCActagcaccaccaccaccaccaccactagtCGCAGTGACATTGGCAATGTGGAGGCCATTGTTTTGCCGGCGGATGGATCGGCGGTGCAGTTGGTGACAGGTTCTTTGACCGACGGAGGCGAGCCGGATGCGAAAACGAATGGAAATCGTAAACCGAAtatggaggcggaggcggatcTGGCCCAGCTGCTCAAGGACGACGCGTTTGTGCCGGCCTACGAGGGCAGCATCGAGGTGCTCCAGCCCCCGTTCAGCCATCGCCGGGTGTCGCCGCCGTTGAGCGCCGTTCTGGAGGTGAAGAACACCGCCATCACAACCACCAGCGACGAAGACCTGGAGATCGAGGGCTCCTCGGAGGAGGGCGAGGAGGAGACAACTACCACCGATATAGTGCCAGTGCCGGAGGAAGAGGATGCTGGGACAACAATCGCCACAGACGACGATGAGACAACAGATATTGTGGAGAGCTCCCTGACGCCCACAACAATGGATcctgaaacagaaacagaaacagaaagagCAACGACGTTGGAGTCGCTTGTTCCAGACTTAGATGAAGGTAAAAATGGTCTCGTCTTGATAAAATCGAAAGTGCAACCGGTTCAGGTGACAACAACAACTGCCAGAGCCAGTAGTGATGCCTATACCAGCTCGACTAGTGACCGGTTTCATTATCAGCACTTCGAAGATGTTGCTGCTGGCAGCAGtacaacatcagcaacatcaCAAGCAACATCACAAGCAACCGAGTCATCTAGCAGCAGTAATAGCATCAGAAATCGGAGCCAACTGCTTGAGGAGAGCGACAATCTAATGACAAACACAAttggggaggaggaggagggccATAAGACGACAAGTGAAATTAATGTCGAGCAGGAGCTGAAGCTCATCAATGAGCTGGTGAAGAACAAGATGAAGTTGCAGATGCGGACAGCAACATCGGAGGCAACAACAGAGTCATCTAGCTCTCAGGCCTGGTCAAAGGTGATGCCAGAACTAGCAACatcaactgcaacagcaacatcaactgcaacatcaactgcaactgcaacatctaCAACTACGGAGACAGCATTACCAGAAACTACAACATCACAAGCAGCCCCAACAACTTTAAGTATTAGTAATCCTAGCAATAGGAATAGTAAAATAATTAGAGTAGACCCATCaccagaaacagcaacagcaactaaAGCAACACTAacaagcaacagcaacagcaaaagcaacagcaacatgaGCGATGGCTATACCCCCTTCTGGTGGCTGCCGAACATCGGCTGGCGTTTGGATCGCCAGGTCGATGAGAATGGCGAGGATCGCTCCTTACTGTTGAGACTCTTCAGCACATTTCGTGGCAGCGACAGGTCCTCCGAAGGACTACGCTGA